From Pseudomonas sp. G.S.17, the proteins below share one genomic window:
- a CDS encoding protein-glutamate O-methyltransferase CheR, whose translation MHQDRNTEIELRLLIEAIYLKYSYDFRDYSGASVKRRVNHALRQFDCSTISALQERVLHDPAAFMQLLQFLTIPVSEMFRDPGHFLAIRQEVVPLLRTYPSIKIWIAGCSTGEEVYSMAILLREEGLLDRTIIYATDINPRSLEKAKQGIFSLENVRAYNQNYLKAGGQREFSDYYTGAYEYAIFDKTLRENVTFADHSLATDSVFSETQLISCRNVLIYFNKKLQDRAFGLFHESLCHRGFLVLGSKETLDFSGYSKSFEALVKQERIYRKS comes from the coding sequence ATGCATCAAGATCGAAATACCGAGATAGAGTTACGCCTGCTGATCGAGGCGATTTATCTCAAATACAGCTATGACTTTCGCGATTATTCCGGCGCGTCGGTCAAGCGACGGGTCAACCATGCGTTGCGTCAGTTCGACTGCTCGACCATTTCTGCCTTACAGGAGCGGGTGTTGCACGATCCGGCGGCATTCATGCAGCTGCTGCAGTTTCTTACCATTCCGGTCAGCGAGATGTTTCGCGACCCAGGGCATTTTCTGGCGATTCGTCAGGAAGTTGTGCCGTTGCTCAGAACCTATCCGTCGATCAAAATCTGGATCGCCGGTTGCAGCACGGGGGAGGAGGTCTATTCGATGGCCATTCTGCTGCGTGAAGAAGGTCTGCTGGACCGCACGATCATCTACGCCACCGACATCAACCCCAGATCCCTGGAAAAAGCAAAGCAGGGCATTTTTTCCCTGGAGAATGTTCGCGCCTACAACCAGAACTATCTGAAGGCGGGCGGCCAGCGGGAGTTTTCCGATTACTACACCGGTGCCTATGAATACGCCATTTTCGACAAGACCCTGCGTGAGAACGTGACGTTTGCCGATCACAGCCTTGCCACCGACAGCGTATTCTCAGAAACTCAATTGATTTCGTGCCGCAATGTGTTGATTTACTTCAATAAAAAACTTCAGGACCGAGCGTTCGGGTTGTTCCACGAGTCGCTTTGTCATCGCGGCTTTCTGGTATTGGGCAGCAAGGAAACCCTGGATTTTTCTGGTTACAGCAAGAGTTTCGAGGCTTTGGTGAAACAGGAACGGATCTACCGCAAGTCATGA
- a CDS encoding chemotaxis protein CheB, giving the protein MKTTFSSGELTEQVLPVVDAIVVGASAGGVEALLKIFSAIKPGFRLPILTVLHVSEERRSQLAQVFQARLPIPVKEADDKESIVPGTLYFAPPGYHLSVETDLSLSLSQEDRVFHSRPSIDILFSSAGDAFGPRLAGILLTGANNDGAASLAYIKQGGGMTVVQDPNQAQARTMPEAALALHSPDYLLPLQDIGQLLIELERIAC; this is encoded by the coding sequence ATGAAGACAACTTTCAGCAGCGGCGAATTGACTGAACAAGTGCTACCCGTGGTCGACGCGATTGTCGTGGGCGCGTCGGCGGGCGGTGTTGAAGCCTTGTTGAAGATTTTCAGCGCGATCAAACCCGGCTTTCGCTTGCCGATCCTCACGGTATTACATGTGTCTGAAGAGCGCCGCAGCCAGCTGGCTCAGGTGTTCCAGGCGCGTCTGCCGATTCCGGTCAAGGAAGCTGACGACAAGGAAAGTATCGTGCCCGGCACGTTGTATTTCGCGCCACCGGGTTATCACTTGTCGGTGGAAACTGATCTGAGTCTTTCCCTGAGCCAGGAAGACCGGGTGTTTCATTCGCGACCCAGTATCGACATTCTGTTCAGTTCGGCCGGCGACGCCTTCGGCCCCCGGCTGGCAGGCATATTGCTGACGGGAGCCAATAACGATGGTGCCGCAAGTCTGGCGTATATCAAGCAGGGAGGGGGGATGACCGTGGTACAGGATCCGAATCAGGCTCAGGCGCGCACCATGCCCGAAGCGGCGCTCGCTTTGCACAGCCCTGACTATCTGCTGCCTTTGCAGGACATCGGCCAACTATTGATCGAGCTGGAAAGAATCGCATGTTGA
- a CDS encoding response regulator gives MSASTILVVEDDNIVRMLILDVLEELEYSVLEAADGEQALKFLEDNDQTIDLLMTDLGLPDISGKELAAKARNLRPTLPVLFASGYSEDIDVPTGMHSIGKPFSIDQLRDKVKSILEQA, from the coding sequence ATGTCTGCCAGCACCATTCTCGTCGTCGAAGACGACAACATCGTGCGCATGCTGATCCTCGACGTTCTTGAGGAGCTGGAATACAGCGTGCTGGAGGCCGCAGACGGAGAACAGGCGCTGAAGTTTCTCGAAGATAACGATCAGACCATCGACCTGCTGATGACCGATCTGGGCTTGCCTGACATTTCCGGTAAAGAACTGGCTGCCAAGGCCCGTAACCTAAGGCCCACGCTGCCGGTGTTATTCGCCAGCGGCTATTCGGAGGACATCGACGTGCCGACCGGCATGCACTCCATCGGCAAACCATTTTCCATCGACCAACTGCGCGACAAGGTTAAAAGCATCCTTGAACAAGCCTGA
- a CDS encoding glycosyltransferase — MNKPDTRQSIAAHNAEPVRVLIIGYVWPEPRSSAASGHMMQLIQCFLEQGWQITFASPATEGEHVADLAALGIARVHIELNNSSFDAFVGELAPDIVLFDQFMIEEQFGWRVEKHCPDALRVLETSDLQSLRNTRHLQLKQFLENSSQPDDLTDYFESSEATVYSAMATGDLAQREVAALYRCDLSLMTSDAEIQLLTARFGMPAALLHWCPLMVDGLGTAPPSFEERANFLSIGNFRHAPNWDAVLWLKNAVWPLIRQQLPKAQLHIYGAYTPPKATALHNPAQGFHIMNWAEDALQVMSRARVCLAPLRFGAGIKGKIVDAMLCGTPTVTTPIGAEAMHGERPWPGTIASSAAAIAEAAIRLYQHRSLWQEAQQAGWALLEARYQHRQHCASLIERITELRQTLQEHRSANFTGAMLRHHHHKSTKYMAQWIEAKNRLP; from the coding sequence TTGAACAAGCCTGATACCCGTCAATCGATCGCTGCTCACAACGCCGAACCTGTCCGCGTCCTGATTATCGGCTACGTCTGGCCGGAGCCACGTTCTTCGGCTGCCAGCGGCCACATGATGCAGTTGATCCAGTGCTTTCTCGAACAGGGCTGGCAAATTACCTTCGCCAGCCCGGCAACAGAAGGCGAGCACGTAGCGGATCTGGCGGCACTGGGCATTGCGCGAGTGCACATCGAGCTCAATAACAGCAGCTTCGATGCATTTGTTGGCGAATTGGCTCCGGATATCGTCCTCTTCGACCAGTTCATGATCGAAGAGCAATTTGGCTGGCGAGTCGAGAAGCATTGTCCCGACGCCCTGCGGGTTCTGGAAACTTCGGACCTGCAAAGCTTGCGAAATACCCGTCACTTACAGCTCAAGCAGTTTCTTGAAAACAGCTCTCAGCCTGATGATTTAACTGATTATTTTGAGTCATCAGAGGCCACGGTTTATTCCGCAATGGCCACCGGTGATCTGGCGCAACGTGAAGTGGCGGCGCTCTATCGCTGCGACCTGAGCCTGATGACCTCGGACGCGGAAATCCAGCTGCTCACGGCCCGGTTCGGCATGCCTGCGGCGCTGCTGCATTGGTGTCCGCTGATGGTCGATGGGCTTGGCACTGCGCCGCCTTCGTTCGAGGAGCGGGCGAATTTCCTCAGCATTGGCAACTTCCGCCACGCCCCCAACTGGGACGCGGTGTTGTGGCTGAAGAACGCCGTTTGGCCGTTGATTCGCCAGCAATTGCCCAAGGCGCAGCTGCACATCTACGGCGCCTACACGCCGCCCAAGGCCACGGCACTGCACAACCCGGCTCAGGGTTTTCACATCATGAACTGGGCAGAAGACGCCTTGCAGGTCATGTCGAGAGCGCGTGTCTGTCTGGCACCTTTGCGTTTCGGCGCGGGCATCAAGGGCAAGATCGTCGATGCCATGCTGTGCGGAACACCTACGGTCACAACACCTATCGGCGCCGAAGCCATGCACGGCGAAAGGCCCTGGCCGGGCACCATCGCCAGCAGCGCCGCTGCGATTGCCGAAGCGGCCATTCGCCTATATCAACACCGAAGTTTATGGCAAGAAGCGCAGCAGGCCGGCTGGGCGCTGCTTGAAGCTCGGTATCAGCATCGACAACATTGCGCGAGCCTGATCGAGCGCATCACCGAGCTGCGGCAAACCCTGCAAGAACACCGAAGCGCGAACTTTACCGGCGCTATGCTGCGTCACCATCACCACAAAAGCACCAAGTACATGGCGCAGTGGATTGAAGCAAAGAATCGTCTGCCGTAA
- a CDS encoding sugar ABC transporter substrate-binding protein produces MKTSAKLLLASTCLTLSGLVSAGTVTIATVNNSDMIRMQRLSKTFEEQHPDIKLNWVVLEENVLRQRLTTDIATKGGQFDVLTIGMYEASLWGAKGWLQEMKDLPASYALDDVFPSVRDGLSVDGKLFALPFYAESSMTYYRTDLFKAAGLTMPERPTWTQIAEFAEKLTDKSKEQYGICLRGKAGWGENMALISTVANSFGGRWFDEQWKPQFDQPEWKNALSFYVNTMKKSGPPGASSNGFNENLALFNSGKCAIWVDASVAGSFVTDKTQSKVADNVGFTYAPHEVTDKGSAWLYSWALAIPTSAKNQADAKTFSSWATSKEYATLVADKDGVSNVPPGTRASTYSDAYMKAAPFAKITLESLKAVTPKTPTLKPVPYVGIQLVTIPEFQAIGTSVGQQFSAALVGTTSVDAALAAAQTSTERDMKRAGYPKK; encoded by the coding sequence ATGAAGACCTCAGCGAAACTGCTACTTGCAAGCACCTGCCTGACGCTCAGCGGCTTGGTCAGCGCCGGCACCGTAACCATCGCAACCGTCAACAACAGCGACATGATCCGCATGCAGCGGCTGTCCAAGACCTTCGAAGAACAGCATCCTGATATCAAGCTCAATTGGGTCGTGCTCGAAGAGAACGTGTTGCGTCAACGCCTGACCACCGACATCGCCACCAAAGGCGGCCAGTTCGACGTGCTGACCATTGGCATGTACGAAGCCTCGCTCTGGGGTGCCAAAGGCTGGCTGCAAGAGATGAAGGACCTGCCCGCCAGCTATGCGCTGGATGACGTGTTCCCTTCCGTGCGCGATGGTCTGTCGGTCGATGGCAAGCTGTTCGCCCTGCCGTTCTACGCCGAAAGCTCCATGACTTACTACCGCACTGACCTGTTCAAGGCTGCCGGGCTGACCATGCCGGAGCGGCCGACCTGGACGCAGATTGCCGAGTTCGCCGAAAAACTGACCGACAAATCCAAAGAGCAATACGGCATCTGCCTGCGGGGCAAGGCGGGCTGGGGCGAGAACATGGCGCTGATCAGCACCGTCGCCAACTCTTTTGGCGGGCGTTGGTTCGATGAGCAGTGGAAGCCACAGTTCGATCAGCCGGAATGGAAGAACGCGCTGAGTTTCTATGTCAATACCATGAAGAAGTCCGGCCCGCCCGGCGCATCCAGCAACGGTTTCAATGAAAACCTCGCGCTATTCAACAGCGGCAAATGTGCAATCTGGGTGGACGCCAGCGTCGCTGGTTCTTTTGTCACCGATAAAACCCAAAGCAAGGTTGCCGATAACGTCGGTTTCACCTACGCCCCTCATGAAGTCACCGACAAAGGCTCAGCCTGGTTGTACTCCTGGGCACTGGCGATCCCTACCAGCGCGAAAAACCAGGCCGATGCCAAGACGTTCAGCAGCTGGGCCACTTCCAAGGAATACGCCACGCTGGTCGCTGACAAGGATGGCGTGTCCAACGTACCACCTGGCACCCGGGCTTCAACTTACAGCGACGCGTACATGAAAGCCGCGCCATTCGCGAAAATTACCCTGGAATCCCTCAAAGCAGTAACGCCGAAGACACCAACGCTCAAGCCCGTGCCTTATGTGGGCATTCAATTGGTGACCATTCCTGAATTCCAGGCAATCGGGACTTCAGTCGGCCAGCAATTCTCTGCTGCGCTGGTGGGCACGACCTCAGTTGACGCGGCTCTCGCCGCAGCCCAGACCTCTACTGAGCGGGACATGAAGCGAGCGGGTTATCCGAAGAAATAG
- a CDS encoding response regulator, giving the protein MIHPSTVDEQRFRKLLSRNVSLPLGVGVISAVFFIGLITYLLSVIQWVEHTDRVINNTNRALKLSIDMETGMRGYLLTGDEHFLDPYEIANPGVTAELKGLEALVADNPPQVDRLKRLTALQDEWNRYALEMISLRRQNGDYSAAVQAGRGKRLTDEIRNEYEQFVATEQQLRLARNDNVTRTTVFSTALYLIFVLSVSGLLAFVGRRDMVALSTSYANNLKLQEANAERLQKIAWLRNGQSELAEQVLGQLTLGMLGSNVLQFFAQYLGAAVSAVYVSQDHGGLKRVASYGFSREQENQEHSIYSGEGIVGQAALHKRIIKLEDVPVDYFKVTSGLGEGSPRSVVVIPTSNDNHVNGVIELGFLRPLTDQDVEFMELIADNVGTSIEAARYRQRLQEVLAETQQLNEELQVQQEELRTANEELEEQSRILKESQAHLETQQAELEQTNEQLAEQGQALSDQRDALDRNNEELHIAQIELEARADELQRSSKYKSEFLANMSHELRTPLNSSLILAKLLAENPTENLTAEQVKFAESIYSAGNDLLNLINDILDISKVEAGKLDMRPENSSVARLVEGLRSMFEPLANDKKLDFHVELQAGAPTLLYTDRQRLEQILKNLLSNAIKFTETGMVSMIVSRQPGAGIVFTVRDSGIGIAEEQQQSIFEAFRQADGTTNRRYGGTGLGLSISRDLAALLGGSISVTSAPGQGSIFTLVLPEQYVEQVQLEYGQEPVAVVAAPLPVAHVARVSSFSPAPVAPIAAATMTQPVASFADDRDKGPFTKRCILVIEDEVAFAQILFDLAHELGYHCLVAHAADDGFNLAAQFVPDAILLDMRLPDHSGLTVLQRLKELASTRHIPVHVISVEDRQEAAMHMGAVGYAVKPTTREELKDVFAKLEAKLTQKVKRILLVEDDALQRDSIARLIGDDDIEITAVGFAQDALDLLRDNVYDCMIIDLKLPDMLGNDLLKRMSTEEICAFPPVIVYTGRNLTRDEEAELMKYSRSIIIKGARSPERLLDEVTLFLHKVESQLSNERQKMLKTARSRDKVFEGRKILVVDDDVRNIFALTSALEHKGAVVEIARNGIEAISKLNEVEDIDLVLMDVMMPEMDGYEATTEIRKDPRWRKLPIIAVTAKAMKDDQERCLQSGSNDYLAKPIDLDRLFSLIRVWLPKMERI; this is encoded by the coding sequence ATGATCCATCCGTCTACCGTCGATGAGCAACGTTTCCGTAAACTGCTGAGCCGCAACGTCAGTCTGCCTCTGGGCGTCGGCGTGATCAGCGCGGTTTTCTTTATCGGTCTGATCACCTACCTGCTGTCCGTGATTCAGTGGGTCGAACATACCGACCGGGTGATCAACAACACCAACCGCGCGCTCAAGCTGTCCATCGACATGGAAACCGGTATGCGCGGGTATCTGCTGACGGGGGATGAGCATTTCCTGGACCCTTACGAAATCGCCAACCCCGGGGTTACCGCCGAGCTCAAGGGTCTGGAAGCGCTGGTCGCCGATAACCCGCCTCAGGTCGACCGTCTCAAGCGTCTGACCGCGCTGCAGGATGAGTGGAACAGATACGCGCTGGAAATGATCTCGCTTCGGCGGCAGAACGGCGACTATTCGGCGGCTGTCCAGGCCGGACGCGGTAAACGCCTGACCGATGAAATTCGCAACGAATACGAGCAGTTTGTTGCGACCGAGCAGCAGCTGCGCCTGGCGCGCAACGATAACGTCACGCGAACCACGGTTTTTTCTACGGCGCTGTATCTGATATTCGTCTTGAGCGTCAGTGGCCTGTTGGCGTTTGTTGGCCGCAGGGACATGGTCGCCTTGTCCACCAGCTACGCCAACAACCTCAAGCTTCAGGAAGCCAACGCCGAGCGCCTGCAGAAAATCGCCTGGCTGCGTAACGGCCAGAGTGAGCTGGCCGAACAAGTGCTGGGGCAGTTGACCTTGGGCATGCTTGGCTCCAACGTATTGCAGTTTTTTGCACAGTACCTGGGCGCTGCGGTTTCGGCGGTCTATGTCAGTCAGGACCACGGCGGCCTCAAACGCGTGGCGAGCTATGGGTTTTCCCGGGAACAGGAAAACCAGGAACATTCGATCTACAGCGGTGAAGGCATCGTCGGCCAAGCCGCCCTTCATAAGCGGATCATCAAGCTTGAAGACGTACCGGTTGACTACTTCAAGGTCACGTCCGGGTTGGGCGAGGGCTCGCCGCGCAGTGTGGTCGTGATCCCCACCAGCAACGACAATCACGTCAATGGCGTTATCGAACTGGGTTTCCTGCGTCCGTTGACCGACCAGGACGTCGAGTTCATGGAGCTGATCGCCGACAACGTCGGCACCTCCATTGAAGCTGCGCGCTATCGCCAGCGTCTTCAGGAGGTCCTGGCGGAAACCCAACAGCTCAACGAAGAGCTGCAAGTGCAGCAGGAAGAATTGCGCACCGCCAACGAAGAGCTTGAAGAGCAGTCGCGAATTCTCAAGGAATCCCAGGCGCATCTGGAAACCCAGCAGGCCGAGCTCGAGCAGACCAACGAGCAGCTGGCCGAGCAAGGCCAGGCGTTGTCGGATCAGCGCGACGCCCTGGACCGCAACAACGAAGAGTTGCACATCGCCCAGATCGAACTCGAAGCCCGTGCCGATGAACTGCAGCGCTCCAGCAAATACAAGTCCGAATTCCTCGCCAACATGTCCCATGAGTTGCGCACGCCGCTCAACAGCTCGCTGATCCTGGCCAAGTTGCTGGCCGAGAATCCGACGGAAAACCTAACGGCCGAGCAGGTCAAGTTTGCCGAGTCGATCTATTCGGCGGGCAACGATCTGCTCAACCTGATCAATGACATTCTGGATATTTCCAAAGTCGAGGCCGGCAAGCTCGACATGCGTCCGGAAAACAGCAGCGTGGCGCGTCTGGTTGAAGGCCTGCGCTCGATGTTCGAGCCACTGGCCAACGACAAGAAACTGGACTTCCATGTCGAGTTGCAGGCGGGCGCGCCGACGCTGTTGTACACCGACCGCCAGCGTCTGGAGCAGATTCTGAAAAACCTGCTTTCCAATGCCATCAAGTTCACTGAAACCGGCATGGTCAGCATGATCGTGTCCCGGCAGCCCGGCGCAGGCATTGTCTTTACTGTGCGTGATTCAGGGATCGGCATCGCCGAAGAGCAACAGCAGAGCATCTTCGAGGCGTTCCGTCAGGCCGACGGTACGACCAATCGCCGTTACGGCGGCACCGGTCTCGGACTGTCGATTTCCCGGGATCTGGCTGCGTTGCTTGGCGGCTCGATCAGCGTGACCAGCGCGCCAGGGCAGGGCAGCATTTTCACCCTGGTCCTGCCGGAACAGTACGTTGAGCAGGTTCAGCTGGAGTATGGCCAGGAACCCGTTGCGGTCGTGGCCGCACCGCTGCCCGTGGCTCATGTTGCGCGTGTGTCATCGTTCTCGCCTGCTCCGGTTGCGCCGATTGCCGCAGCAACGATGACCCAACCGGTTGCCAGCTTCGCCGATGACCGCGACAAGGGGCCGTTCACCAAGCGCTGCATCCTGGTTATCGAAGACGAAGTGGCGTTCGCGCAGATTCTGTTCGATCTGGCCCATGAGTTGGGCTACCACTGCCTGGTCGCCCACGCAGCCGACGACGGCTTCAATCTGGCCGCGCAATTTGTACCGGACGCGATTTTGCTGGACATGCGCCTGCCGGATCACTCAGGCCTGACTGTCTTGCAGCGCCTCAAGGAACTGGCCTCGACCCGACATATTCCGGTCCATGTTATTTCTGTAGAGGATCGCCAGGAAGCAGCGATGCACATGGGCGCAGTAGGCTACGCCGTCAAGCCAACCACCCGCGAAGAACTCAAGGATGTCTTTGCCAAGCTCGAAGCCAAGCTGACCCAGAAGGTCAAACGCATCCTGTTGGTCGAAGACGACGCCTTGCAGCGTGACAGCATCGCGCGCCTGATCGGCGATGATGATATTGAAATCACTGCGGTGGGTTTTGCCCAGGATGCCCTCGATCTGCTGCGCGACAATGTCTACGACTGCATGATCATCGACCTCAAGCTGCCGGACATGCTCGGGAATGACCTGCTCAAACGCATGTCCACCGAAGAGATCTGCGCCTTCCCGCCGGTGATCGTCTACACCGGGCGCAACCTGACCCGCGATGAAGAAGCCGAGCTGATGAAGTATTCGCGCTCGATCATCATCAAGGGCGCGCGTTCGCCGGAGCGCCTGCTCGATGAAGTGACGCTGTTTCTGCACAAGGTCGAATCGCAGCTGTCCAACGAGCGGCAAAAAATGCTCAAGACCGCGCGCAGCCGCGACAAAGTGTTTGAAGGCCGCAAGATTCTTGTGGTCGATGACGATGTACGCAACATCTTCGCCCTGACCAGCGCGCTGGAACACAAGGGCGCGGTCGTCGAGATCGCCAGGAATGGTATCGAGGCGATCAGCAAGCTCAATGAAGTCGAAGATATCGATCTGGTCCTGATGGACGTGATGATGCCGGAGATGGATGGCTATGAAGCGACTACCGAGATCCGCAAGGATCCTCGCTGGCGCAAGCTGCCAATTATCGCGGTGACTGCCAAAGCCATGAAGGACGATCAGGAACGCTGCCTGCAGTCGGGTTCCAATGATTATCTGGCCAAGCCTATCGACCTGGATCGCCTGTTTTCACTGATCCGCGTCTGGTTGCCGAAAATGGAACGTATTTGA
- a CDS encoding AraC family transcriptional regulator, with the protein MTKTTRVTDPSYELMDDHNGLSIIYREHGFPCPLVRWHFHKEYELHLIVASSGKVFVGDYIGNFYPESLFLTGPNLPHNWISQIEEDQVIPKRDMLVNFTDELFESGNQVFAELKTLAPLLERAQSGIEFRCRRTIRQAMKLMQKIADAKGISRLGHFFILLELLAASDDYQLLSGSTCAQMADEHSIDRTNRAVDYIFAHYARELPLEEVADYLGMKPAYFSRVFKQATGRCFVEFVNRLRISKSCELLADGDKPVTDVCFESGFNNISNFNRRFQQLKGMTPSHYRRLAVQRLTEQNLY; encoded by the coding sequence ATGACAAAAACAACAAGAGTCACCGATCCTTCCTACGAACTGATGGACGATCACAACGGGTTGTCGATTATCTATCGCGAACACGGTTTCCCGTGTCCGTTGGTGCGCTGGCACTTTCATAAAGAGTATGAGCTGCATCTGATCGTCGCCAGTTCGGGAAAAGTCTTCGTCGGTGATTACATCGGCAATTTTTACCCCGAAAGCCTGTTCCTGACCGGCCCAAATCTGCCACACAACTGGATCAGTCAGATTGAGGAAGATCAAGTCATCCCCAAGCGCGACATGCTGGTGAATTTTACCGACGAGTTGTTCGAGAGCGGCAACCAGGTCTTCGCCGAACTCAAAACTCTGGCGCCCCTGCTGGAGCGCGCGCAGTCGGGCATTGAATTCCGTTGCCGGCGCACCATTCGCCAGGCCATGAAGCTGATGCAGAAAATCGCCGACGCCAAGGGTATCAGCCGTCTCGGACACTTTTTTATCCTGCTGGAGTTACTGGCGGCCAGCGACGATTACCAGCTGCTGTCCGGCAGCACCTGCGCGCAAATGGCCGACGAGCACAGCATCGATCGCACCAACCGCGCCGTTGACTATATTTTTGCCCATTACGCACGGGAATTGCCTCTGGAGGAAGTCGCCGATTATCTGGGGATGAAGCCGGCTTACTTCTCTCGGGTCTTCAAGCAGGCCACCGGGCGTTGTTTCGTCGAGTTCGTCAATCGCCTGCGGATCAGCAAATCCTGCGAACTGCTCGCCGACGGCGACAAACCGGTCACTGATGTGTGTTTCGAGTCCGGTTTCAACAATATTTCCAACTTCAACCGACGCTTTCAGCAGCTCAAAGGCATGACGCCTTCACATTATCGCCGTCTGGCCGTTCAGCGCCTGACCGAGCAGAACCTGTACTGA
- the cobF gene encoding precorrin-6A synthase (deacetylating): MKTVLLIGIGAGHPEHITVQAINALNRAKVFFILDKGYADDDLLRLRKEICQRYITDPDYRIVVVQDPQREADPRSYEAGVERWHEQRAVLFEQLIDDELQADEIGGFLVWGDPSIYDSTLRILERVLSRGVIEFDYAVIPGISSVQVLAAQHRVALNRIGEPIRITTGRRLAAEQGASVDNVLVMLDAHCAFERFVGQGLHIYWGAYLGTADEILIAGELDDVCERIKDVRQTARQDKGWIMDTYLLRRMESVS, translated from the coding sequence ATGAAAACTGTCCTTCTGATCGGTATCGGCGCGGGCCATCCCGAACACATCACTGTTCAGGCAATCAACGCGCTGAATCGTGCCAAGGTGTTTTTCATTCTGGATAAAGGTTACGCCGATGATGACCTGCTCCGGCTGAGAAAAGAGATCTGCCAGCGCTATATCACCGATCCCGATTACCGGATTGTTGTCGTCCAGGACCCGCAACGTGAAGCCGACCCCCGGTCTTATGAGGCGGGGGTCGAGCGCTGGCACGAGCAGCGCGCGGTGTTGTTCGAGCAGCTGATAGACGATGAACTCCAGGCTGATGAAATCGGTGGGTTCCTGGTGTGGGGCGATCCGTCGATTTACGACAGCACCCTGCGCATCCTTGAGCGAGTGCTGAGCCGTGGGGTGATCGAATTCGATTACGCGGTCATTCCGGGAATATCCAGTGTTCAGGTCCTGGCGGCGCAACATCGCGTTGCGCTGAACCGGATCGGCGAGCCTATCCGCATCACCACCGGCCGACGCCTGGCAGCGGAGCAGGGCGCGAGCGTGGACAACGTGCTGGTGATGCTCGACGCCCACTGCGCCTTCGAACGATTCGTCGGCCAGGGTCTGCATATTTATTGGGGAGCGTATCTGGGCACAGCCGACGAGATTCTGATTGCCGGCGAGCTGGATGATGTCTGCGAACGCATCAAGGACGTCAGGCAGACGGCGCGTCAGGACAAGGGCTGGATCATGGATACGTATCTGCTGCGTCGAATGGAGTCCGTGAGTTAG
- a CDS encoding hybrid sensor histidine kinase/response regulator, with amino-acid sequence MLSHIEAKLLIVDDLPENLLALEALIKREDRAVFKALSADEALSLLLQHEFAMAILDVQMPGMNGFELAELMRSTERTKSIPIVFVSAAGRELNYAFKGYESGAVDFLHKPLDIHAVKSKVNVFVDLYRQRKAMKEQVEELEQSRQEQEALLKQLQVTQNELEHAVRMRDDFMSIVSHEVRTPLNGLILETQLRKLHLAKDNLAAFTLEKLRAMVDRDERQIQSLIRLIEDMLDVSRIRTGKLSIRTSPFDLVELVSNLLESFSAQTSAAGSTISFTADDPVIGVWDEFRIEQVVANLLTNALRYGARKPIRVCVYSEDGQARVDVRDEGIGISPENQKRIFQQFERVSASHAVHGLGLGLFISDQIVAAHGGTITVESEEGQGALFRVCLPL; translated from the coding sequence ATGTTGAGTCATATCGAGGCCAAACTGCTGATCGTCGATGACCTGCCGGAAAACCTGCTGGCCCTCGAAGCGCTGATCAAGCGCGAGGATCGTGCGGTGTTCAAGGCGTTGTCGGCGGATGAAGCGCTGTCTTTGCTGCTGCAACACGAATTCGCCATGGCGATTCTTGACGTGCAGATGCCGGGGATGAATGGTTTTGAACTGGCAGAGCTGATGCGCAGTACCGAACGTACCAAGAGCATTCCCATCGTGTTCGTCAGTGCAGCCGGTCGCGAGCTCAACTACGCGTTCAAGGGCTACGAAAGCGGCGCGGTGGATTTCCTGCACAAACCCCTTGATATCCACGCGGTCAAAAGCAAGGTCAACGTGTTTGTCGATCTGTATCGCCAGCGCAAGGCCATGAAGGAACAGGTCGAGGAGCTTGAACAAAGCCGCCAGGAACAGGAGGCGTTGCTCAAGCAGTTGCAGGTCACGCAGAACGAGCTCGAACACGCGGTGCGCATGCGCGATGACTTCATGTCGATCGTCTCCCACGAAGTGCGAACGCCGCTGAACGGGCTGATCCTGGAAACCCAGCTGCGCAAATTGCACCTGGCCAAGGACAATCTGGCCGCGTTCACGCTGGAGAAACTGCGGGCGATGGTCGATCGTGACGAACGGCAGATTCAAAGCCTGATTCGCCTGATCGAAGACATGCTTGACGTGTCCCGCATCCGCACCGGCAAGTTGTCGATCCGTACCAGCCCATTCGATCTGGTGGAACTGGTCAGCAATCTGCTGGAAAGCTTCTCCGCGCAAACTTCTGCGGCCGGGTCGACCATTAGCTTTACCGCTGACGATCCGGTGATCGGCGTCTGGGACGAGTTTCGCATCGAACAAGTGGTCGCAAACCTGCTGACCAATGCCTTGCGCTACGGCGCGCGCAAGCCGATCCGCGTTTGCGTGTACAGCGAAGATGGCCAGGCGCGGGTTGATGTGCGCGACGAAGGTATCGGTATCAGCCCGGAAAACCAGAAGCGCATCTTCCAGCAATTCGAACGGGTTTCCGCCAGTCATGCCGTGCATGGACTGGGGCTTGGTTTGTTCATCTCTGATCAAATCGTCGCGGCCCATGGCGGGACGATCACCGTCGAGAGCGAGGAAGGTCAAGGCGCGCTGTTCCGCGTATGCCTGCCGCTTTAA